The following coding sequences lie in one Sporichthyaceae bacterium genomic window:
- a CDS encoding crotonase/enoyl-CoA hydratase family protein: protein MDRVRVYLDGPVAVVTIDRPEVRNAVDPQTAVELCAAFEQVWADDAIRAAVLTGAGGCFCAGYDLAAFAAAGRDPAVLDTLGPGREGPMGPTRSIPRKPVIAAVEGHAVAGGLELALWCDLRVAAFDAVFGVFCRRWGVPLIDGGTVRLPRLVGLGRAMDLILTGRPVDSAEALRIGLADRVVVPGTTLSEAIELARTIAAFPQNCMLADRASAYAQDGLDVAAALAAEAAGGLAVLRSGESRDGAARFAEGAGRHGSFR, encoded by the coding sequence ATGGATCGGGTGCGCGTGTACCTCGACGGGCCCGTGGCCGTCGTGACGATCGACCGCCCGGAGGTCCGCAACGCGGTCGACCCGCAGACCGCTGTGGAACTCTGCGCCGCGTTCGAGCAGGTGTGGGCCGACGACGCGATCCGCGCAGCGGTGCTCACCGGCGCGGGCGGCTGTTTCTGCGCCGGTTACGACCTCGCGGCCTTCGCCGCGGCCGGACGCGACCCCGCGGTGCTGGACACGCTCGGCCCGGGCCGGGAGGGGCCGATGGGCCCGACCCGCTCGATCCCGCGCAAGCCGGTGATCGCCGCTGTCGAGGGGCACGCCGTGGCCGGGGGCCTGGAACTGGCGCTGTGGTGCGACCTGCGGGTCGCCGCCTTCGACGCGGTGTTCGGGGTGTTCTGCCGGCGCTGGGGTGTGCCGCTGATCGACGGCGGCACAGTCCGACTGCCGCGCCTGGTCGGGCTGGGGCGCGCGATGGACCTGATCCTCACCGGCCGGCCGGTGGACAGCGCGGAGGCACTGCGCATCGGACTGGCCGACCGAGTTGTCGTGCCGGGCACGACGCTGTCGGAGGCAATCGAGTTGGCCCGCACGATCGCCGCGTTCCCGCAGAACTGCATGCTCGCCGACCGGGCTTCGGCCTATGCGCAGGACGGGCTGGACGTGGCCGCGGCCCTGGCGGCCGAGGCGGCCGGCGGCCTGGCGGTGCTGCGCAGCGGGGAGAGCCGCGACGGCGCTGCCCGGTTCGCCGAGGGCGCCGGACGGCACGGATCGTTCCGATAG
- a CDS encoding class I SAM-dependent methyltransferase, producing MNSDKCPGDLGFSSQPSAAVRQGNTGSGSVTFDRAADFYDRTRELPTELAEAQTRLLHEQLNGTKRCLEIGVGTGRIALPLAQVGVDMTGIDLSIPMLERLLAKESTAVPVAVADARRLPFAANTFDAVLACHVLHLVADWPAAVEDALRVLRPGGTFLVSQGGRAGDVRASDLRRRLSEAAGLAEGADRVGLRDLAELDEHCAGRGITVRRLPMLSHTRRWTVAQFLEQTGEGCYSWTWDIDPSTLHRAVAAVRTWAEQEWGDLTATALGSTTVTWHAYSRPA from the coding sequence ATGAATTCGGACAAATGCCCAGGTGATCTTGGGTTTTCGTCACAGCCGTCGGCTGCAGTCCGACAAGGCAACACCGGCAGTGGTTCGGTCACGTTCGACCGCGCCGCGGACTTCTACGACCGCACCAGAGAGCTACCCACGGAACTGGCGGAAGCACAGACCCGCCTGCTTCACGAGCAACTCAACGGCACCAAGCGCTGCCTGGAGATCGGGGTCGGCACCGGGCGCATCGCGCTGCCGTTGGCTCAGGTCGGCGTCGACATGACCGGAATCGACCTGTCGATCCCGATGCTGGAACGCCTGCTGGCGAAGGAATCCACAGCCGTTCCGGTGGCGGTTGCCGACGCGCGCCGCCTGCCCTTCGCGGCAAACACCTTCGACGCCGTGCTCGCCTGCCACGTGCTGCACCTGGTCGCGGACTGGCCCGCGGCCGTCGAGGACGCGCTACGGGTGCTGCGGCCCGGCGGCACTTTCCTGGTCAGCCAGGGCGGACGGGCAGGCGACGTCCGCGCGAGCGACCTGCGGCGCAGGCTGAGCGAGGCCGCCGGCCTGGCCGAAGGGGCCGACCGGGTCGGCCTGCGCGACCTGGCGGAACTGGACGAACACTGCGCGGGGCGCGGCATCACCGTGCGCCGACTGCCGATGCTCTCCCACACGCGGCGCTGGACGGTGGCGCAGTTCCTCGAGCAGACCGGCGAGGGTTGCTACTCGTGGACCTGGGACATCGACCCCAGCACGTTGCACCGTGCGGTCGCGGCTGTCCGTACCTGGGCCGAACAGGAATGGGGCGATCTGACGGCCACTGCGCTGGGGTCGACGACTGTCACCTGGCACGCGTATTCGCGGCCGGCGTGA